The Natrinema salaciae genome includes a window with the following:
- a CDS encoding PRC-barrel domain-containing protein: MCASFTDDDEGKRVVNANGDEIGMVKNVSGGTAHIDPDPGMTDTIKSKLGWGDHDEETYPLDDDHVESITDDEIRLQRL, translated from the coding sequence ATGTGCGCTAGCTTCACAGACGACGACGAAGGGAAACGCGTCGTCAACGCGAACGGAGACGAGATCGGCATGGTGAAAAACGTCAGCGGTGGCACCGCCCACATCGATCCCGATCCCGGGATGACCGACACGATCAAATCGAAACTCGGCTGGGGCGACCACGACGAGGAGACGTATCCGCTCGACGACGACCACGTCGAGTCGATCACTGACGACGAAATCCGACTCCAGCGGCTCTGA
- a CDS encoding fumarylacetoacetate hydrolase family protein: MKLARIATDDGPVAGRYEDGVVHTDDGVYEVGADGDFLPPCEPSALYCVGRNFAATLDQMAYEQPDEPDFFVKPPASLVGHEDSIPYPAFSDEVTYAGELAAVIDEPCRNVSEDEVPEVVRGYTILNDMDALDQGGRTARKAFDASGPLGPWIETAVDPTAIDMHTDVAGERRQEANTELMLFDPHEVVSYLSRRFTFRPGDVISFGSPANPGLVEPGDTVEITYEGVGTLRNTVVDSSERERLPLESGETRP; this comes from the coding sequence ATGAAACTCGCGCGGATCGCGACGGACGACGGACCGGTCGCCGGACGGTACGAAGACGGCGTCGTGCACACGGACGACGGCGTCTACGAGGTCGGAGCGGACGGGGACTTCCTGCCGCCCTGCGAGCCGTCGGCGCTGTACTGCGTCGGCCGGAACTTCGCGGCGACGCTCGATCAGATGGCGTACGAGCAACCCGACGAACCCGATTTCTTCGTCAAGCCCCCGGCGTCGCTCGTCGGTCACGAGGATTCGATTCCGTACCCCGCCTTCAGCGACGAGGTGACCTACGCCGGCGAACTCGCGGCCGTCATCGACGAACCATGCCGGAACGTTTCCGAAGACGAGGTGCCCGAGGTCGTCCGCGGCTACACGATCTTGAACGATATGGACGCGCTCGACCAGGGCGGCCGAACGGCCCGGAAGGCGTTCGACGCCTCCGGCCCGCTCGGCCCGTGGATCGAGACCGCCGTCGACCCGACCGCGATCGACATGCACACCGACGTGGCCGGCGAGCGCCGTCAGGAAGCGAACACCGAACTGATGCTGTTCGACCCCCACGAGGTCGTCTCGTATCTCTCCCGCCGGTTCACCTTCCGCCCTGGCGACGTAATTTCCTTCGGCAGCCCCGCGAACCCCGGCCTCGTCGAACCCGGGGACACCGTCGAGATCACCTACGAGGGCGTCGGCACGCTCCGGAACACGGTCGTCGACTCGAGCGAACGGGAGCGCCTGCCGCTCGAGTCCGGAGAAACCCGTCCGTAG
- a CDS encoding YkgJ family cysteine cluster protein, translating into MSADQRRRVEVYPDREVVVEFDPDLTFECVDDCTWCCHHGVLLYDRDLLELAQRANLAETTTDFRGEKFVTREPKDRDDHVGEDGSACAFLREDGLCSLHLEADWKPTRCSVFPLGVWREDGDLHVDIRESAHEHCEGLNVSERSVIDNLEAFLPELLWELENPDSDREL; encoded by the coding sequence GTGAGCGCTGACCAACGGCGGCGCGTCGAAGTCTACCCCGACCGCGAGGTCGTCGTCGAGTTCGATCCCGACCTCACCTTCGAGTGCGTCGACGACTGTACGTGGTGCTGTCACCACGGCGTGCTCCTCTACGACCGGGACCTCCTCGAGTTGGCCCAGCGAGCGAACCTCGCCGAGACCACGACGGACTTTCGCGGCGAGAAGTTCGTCACCCGCGAGCCGAAAGACCGCGACGACCACGTCGGCGAGGACGGTTCGGCCTGCGCGTTCCTCCGGGAGGACGGCCTCTGTTCGCTCCACCTCGAGGCGGACTGGAAACCGACCCGGTGTTCCGTCTTTCCGCTGGGCGTCTGGCGCGAGGACGGCGACCTCCACGTCGACATTCGGGAGTCGGCCCACGAGCACTGCGAAGGGCTGAACGTCAGCGAACGAAGCGTTATCGACAACCTCGAGGCCTTCCTGCCGGAGCTGCTGTGGGAACTCGAGAACCCGGATTCGGATCGCGAACTGTAG